In the genome of Cupriavidus malaysiensis, one region contains:
- a CDS encoding transglutaminase TgpA family protein, with the protein MKTAAHPLGHDEHGLLLGQLALVLAPQARTLPLAVSLLLMLLMLWRWLLWQQRAPLPSRLALGTVAGLVVLTGAALAWQDGGSVGRELAVALLGAFVVLKLLECRALADATFVTQLCFYLLLSLYLFEQPFWLAVYGAGVAAWMLRNWLWLQHPEARARLAPWPMLARMALLGLPWALLLFLLFPRLEQPLWRLPQAARTATTGLSDTMRPGSVGELIRSAEPAFHATLRGAPLPNAALYWRAMVLWHYDGTAWLPDAARRRTLQPPPPLSAAAAGDAVDYDIALEPSGQRWLLLLDRGRSLEQAGSAAVTVDGEFLAGAPADHRLQYRARSAPPPAAEILDERTARLALELPPGNARSRALARQWQTDLAAPWQRVRAALQLFAGAPFRYTLSPPPLGQQQVDSFLFGTRSGFCEHYAGSFVFLMRAAGVPARVVTGYQGGEYNPIGGHYLVRQSDAHAWAEVWLAGRGWVRVDPTAAVAPDRIDLGAADVLGDGAAGLGGWQRGPAWLRRLHWGLDGMVYAWQRWVLQYDRRQQARLLGHLERLGIGASLTQLLLAGMAVLALLLPLPWWLRRRGTDPVTALYARFCARLGRLGCVRRTGEGPRDFATRAAAQLPAVAPHAQAFIDAYIALRYGTATAQQRAAALAIMRRTLGKLARLRRR; encoded by the coding sequence ATGAAGACTGCCGCGCACCCGCTCGGGCACGATGAGCACGGCCTGCTGCTGGGCCAGCTCGCCCTGGTGCTGGCGCCGCAGGCCCGTACCCTCCCGCTCGCGGTCAGCCTGCTGCTGATGCTGCTGATGTTGTGGCGCTGGCTGCTCTGGCAGCAGCGCGCCCCGCTGCCATCGCGGCTGGCGCTCGGCACGGTGGCCGGCCTGGTGGTGCTGACCGGCGCGGCCCTGGCCTGGCAGGACGGCGGCAGCGTCGGCCGCGAGCTGGCGGTCGCGCTGCTCGGCGCCTTTGTCGTGCTCAAGTTGCTGGAGTGCCGCGCGCTCGCCGATGCCACCTTCGTGACCCAGCTCTGCTTCTACCTGCTGCTGAGCCTGTACCTGTTCGAGCAGCCCTTCTGGCTGGCCGTGTATGGCGCCGGGGTGGCGGCCTGGATGTTGCGCAACTGGCTGTGGCTGCAGCATCCGGAAGCCCGCGCGCGACTGGCCCCCTGGCCGATGCTGGCGCGCATGGCGCTGCTCGGCCTGCCCTGGGCACTGCTGCTGTTCCTGTTGTTTCCGCGCCTGGAGCAGCCCCTATGGCGGCTGCCGCAAGCCGCGCGGACGGCCACCACCGGATTGAGCGACACCATGCGGCCGGGCAGCGTGGGCGAACTGATCCGCTCGGCGGAACCGGCCTTCCATGCGACCCTCCGTGGCGCGCCGCTGCCCAATGCCGCCCTCTACTGGCGTGCCATGGTGCTGTGGCACTACGACGGCACGGCCTGGCTGCCCGATGCCGCGCGGCGCCGCACGCTCCAGCCGCCTCCGCCGCTGTCCGCCGCCGCGGCGGGTGACGCCGTCGATTACGACATCGCGCTCGAGCCCAGCGGGCAGCGCTGGCTGCTGCTGCTCGACCGCGGCCGGTCGCTCGAACAGGCGGGCTCGGCCGCGGTCACCGTCGACGGCGAATTCCTCGCCGGCGCTCCGGCCGACCACCGTCTGCAATACCGTGCGCGCTCGGCACCGCCGCCGGCCGCCGAGATACTGGACGAGCGCACCGCGCGGCTGGCGCTGGAGCTGCCGCCCGGCAATGCGCGCAGCCGCGCCCTGGCGCGGCAATGGCAGACAGACCTTGCCGCCCCCTGGCAGCGCGTGCGGGCGGCACTGCAGCTGTTCGCCGGCGCGCCCTTCCGCTACACCCTGTCGCCGCCCCCGCTCGGACAACAGCAGGTGGACAGCTTCCTGTTCGGCACGCGCAGCGGCTTCTGCGAGCACTACGCCGGCAGCTTCGTCTTCCTGATGCGCGCCGCCGGAGTGCCGGCGCGCGTGGTGACCGGCTACCAGGGCGGCGAATACAACCCGATCGGCGGCCACTACCTCGTGCGGCAGTCCGATGCCCACGCCTGGGCCGAGGTCTGGCTGGCCGGGCGTGGCTGGGTCCGGGTCGATCCGACCGCGGCCGTCGCGCCGGACCGCATCGACCTGGGCGCAGCGGATGTCCTGGGCGACGGAGCCGCCGGCCTGGGGGGGTGGCAGCGCGGCCCGGCCTGGCTGCGGCGCCTGCACTGGGGCCTGGACGGCATGGTCTACGCCTGGCAGCGCTGGGTACTGCAGTACGATCGCCGGCAGCAGGCCCGCCTGCTCGGACATCTCGAGCGGCTCGGTATCGGCGCCAGCCTGACGCAACTGCTGCTGGCCGGCATGGCCGTGCTGGCGCTGCTGCTGCCTCTGCCCTGGTGGCTGCGGCGCCGCGGCACCGATCCGGTCACGGCCCTGTACGCACGTTTCTGTGCCAGGCTGGGGCGCCTCGGCTGCGTGCGCCGCACCGGCGAAGGGCCGCGCGACTTCGCCACGCGCGCCGCGGCGCAGCTGCCGGCCGTGGCGCCGCACGCACAGGCCTTCATCGACGCCTACATCGCGCTGCGCTACGGTACCGCTACCGCGCAGCAGCGCGCCGCCGCACTCGCCATCATGCGCCGCACCCTCGGCAAGCTGGCGCGGCTGCGGCGCCGCTGA
- a CDS encoding DUF58 domain-containing protein: MARTRADAATAPRARPTGPAPAALRRWTAMRLRRRRAPLDGVVTLDRRHLYILPTRSGAGFAVLLAAMLLTALNYNISLGFALTFVLGGIAMGSMWQAYRNLLDLAVGAVAAEPAFAGDAATFRVRLRNAGTMPRYSVALQAARGPVLADGGEFLAAEADAVLALRLDAPQRGWLALPRLTVSSRFPLALFRVWSHADLPLAALVYPAPETGAPPPPWTAPDTGDESAARSGDDGIDQLRRYRNGDPLHRIAWKHSARTGSWLTRTGGNEDRPACWLAWQDMPASLDEEARLSRLCAWVLAADESVRFGLRLPGVEIPPGSGAAQRRACLEALALWPDGRGAGGAAAAEAVP, encoded by the coding sequence ATGGCGCGCACCCGCGCAGATGCCGCCACGGCGCCGCGCGCCCGGCCCACCGGGCCAGCACCGGCGGCGCTGCGCCGCTGGACCGCCATGCGGCTGCGGCGCCGGCGCGCGCCGCTGGACGGCGTCGTCACACTCGACCGCCGCCATCTCTACATCCTGCCCACGCGCAGCGGCGCCGGCTTCGCGGTGCTGCTGGCGGCCATGCTGCTGACCGCGCTGAACTACAACATCAGCCTGGGCTTCGCCCTGACCTTCGTGCTGGGCGGCATCGCCATGGGCAGCATGTGGCAGGCCTACCGCAACCTGCTCGACCTCGCGGTCGGGGCCGTAGCCGCCGAGCCTGCCTTTGCCGGCGACGCCGCCACCTTCCGCGTCCGGCTGCGCAATGCCGGGACCATGCCCCGCTACAGCGTGGCGCTGCAGGCAGCTCGCGGTCCCGTGCTCGCGGACGGCGGCGAGTTCCTGGCAGCAGAGGCCGATGCCGTGCTGGCGCTGCGCCTCGACGCGCCGCAGCGGGGCTGGCTGGCCTTGCCGCGCCTGACTGTATCCAGCCGCTTCCCGCTGGCGCTGTTCCGCGTCTGGAGCCACGCCGACCTGCCGCTCGCGGCCCTGGTCTACCCCGCGCCGGAAACCGGCGCGCCGCCCCCGCCCTGGACCGCGCCGGACACCGGGGACGAGTCTGCGGCGCGCAGCGGCGACGACGGCATCGACCAGTTGCGCCGCTACCGCAATGGCGACCCCCTGCACCGTATCGCGTGGAAGCACAGCGCCCGCACCGGCAGCTGGCTGACACGCACCGGCGGCAATGAGGACCGGCCGGCCTGCTGGCTGGCGTGGCAAGACATGCCGGCTTCGCTCGACGAGGAGGCACGCTTGTCGCGGCTGTGTGCCTGGGTGCTGGCGGCGGACGAGTCCGTGCGCTTCGGCCTGCGCCTGCCGGGCGTGGAGATCCCGCCCGGCAGCGGCGCCGCGCAGCGACGCGCCTGCCTGGAGGCGCTTGCGCTCTGGCCGGATGGGCGAGGCGCAGGGGGCGCGGCGGCGGCGGAAGCCGTCCCATGA
- a CDS encoding AAA family ATPase — MTARPRITDALGEAQTQLGRIVLGKPRQVRLALACMLARGHLLLEDLPGVGKTTLAHALARTLGLQYRRVQFTSDLLPADLIGVSVFLRDAGEFRFHPGPVFAQVVLADEINRPPPKTQSALLEAMAEGQVTHDGTTHALPSPFFVIATQNPLEQLGTHALPESQLDRFTMRLSLGYPDPAFERVLYLGGADEAAAPAILDATQVRGLQAAAAQVYASPALVDYVLALVQATRGRREFAAGLSPRAGLALLACARAWALLDHRELVLPEDVQAVFTAVASHRLLPGAARSGQDDVARLLAEVAIP; from the coding sequence GTGACCGCCCGCCCGAGAATCACCGACGCCCTCGGCGAAGCGCAGACCCAGCTGGGCCGCATCGTACTGGGCAAGCCGCGCCAGGTGCGGCTGGCGCTGGCCTGCATGCTGGCGCGCGGCCACCTGCTGCTGGAGGACCTGCCGGGCGTGGGCAAGACCACCCTGGCCCATGCGCTGGCGCGTACGCTGGGGCTGCAGTACCGGCGCGTGCAGTTCACCAGCGACCTGCTGCCGGCCGACCTGATCGGCGTCTCAGTGTTCCTGCGCGATGCCGGTGAATTCCGCTTCCATCCCGGGCCGGTGTTCGCTCAGGTGGTGCTGGCCGACGAGATCAACCGGCCCCCCCCGAAGACCCAGAGCGCGCTGCTGGAAGCCATGGCGGAAGGACAGGTGACCCATGACGGCACCACGCATGCGCTGCCCTCCCCTTTCTTCGTGATCGCCACGCAGAACCCGCTGGAGCAGCTCGGCACCCACGCCCTGCCCGAATCGCAGCTCGACCGTTTCACCATGCGGCTGTCGCTCGGCTATCCGGACCCCGCCTTCGAACGCGTGCTCTACCTGGGGGGCGCCGACGAAGCGGCGGCGCCGGCCATCCTGGACGCCACCCAGGTGCGCGGCCTGCAGGCTGCGGCGGCGCAGGTCTACGCCAGCCCGGCGCTGGTCGACTATGTGCTGGCGCTGGTGCAGGCCACGCGCGGCCGGCGCGAGTTCGCCGCGGGCCTGTCGCCGCGCGCCGGCCTGGCGCTGCTGGCGTGCGCGCGCGCCTGGGCACTGCTCGACCATCGCGAGCTGGTACTGCCCGAGGATGTGCAGGCCGTGTTCACCGCGGTGGCCAGCCACCGCTTGCTGCCCGGCGCGGCACGCAGCGGGCAGGACGACGTGGCGCGGCTGCTGGCCGAGGTCGCCATCCCCTGA
- a CDS encoding phytanoyl-CoA dioxygenase family protein, whose amino-acid sequence MTSPQQPHPTAPAAAGGISPSPAELDKLAVDFHQDGYLVLRSFAPEAVCAALEQVARAHLAGAVPPVEYEAELGYPGAPASRDAAGGGTVRRLRQAYGRDEVFRRWAGDPALVRVVEGLLGEPARLTLAHHNCVMTKHPHFGSQTGWHRDTRYWSFTSPELVTVWLALGDEDERNGVLRVIPGSHRAALEPGQLDALEFLVEAHPASQALLQGVVPLSLHRGDVLFFDSRLFHSAGRNASEAVKLSVAFAYHGAGNQPLPGTRSAEFGSIALPPA is encoded by the coding sequence ATGACTTCCCCGCAGCAACCCCACCCGACGGCGCCAGCGGCGGCCGGCGGGATTTCCCCGTCCCCGGCCGAACTGGACAAACTGGCCGTGGATTTCCACCAGGATGGCTACCTGGTCTTGCGCAGCTTCGCGCCCGAGGCCGTCTGCGCGGCGCTGGAGCAGGTGGCCCGCGCGCATCTGGCCGGCGCTGTGCCGCCGGTGGAGTACGAAGCCGAGCTGGGCTATCCCGGCGCGCCGGCCAGCCGCGATGCCGCCGGCGGCGGCACCGTGCGGCGGCTGCGCCAGGCTTATGGCCGGGACGAGGTGTTCCGCCGCTGGGCCGGCGATCCGGCGCTGGTGCGGGTGGTCGAAGGCCTGCTGGGCGAACCGGCCCGGCTGACGCTGGCGCACCACAATTGCGTGATGACCAAGCACCCGCATTTCGGCAGCCAGACCGGCTGGCACCGCGATACGCGCTACTGGTCGTTTACCAGCCCCGAGTTGGTGACGGTGTGGCTGGCGTTGGGCGACGAGGACGAGCGTAACGGCGTGCTGCGCGTGATTCCCGGCTCGCACCGGGCGGCGCTCGAACCCGGACAGCTCGACGCGCTGGAATTCCTGGTGGAGGCGCATCCGGCCAGCCAGGCGCTGCTGCAGGGCGTGGTGCCCTTGTCGCTGCATCGTGGCGACGTGCTGTTCTTCGACAGCCGCCTGTTCCACAGTGCCGGGCGCAATGCCTCGGAAGCGGTCAAGCTGTCGGTGGCCTTCGCCTACCACGGCGCCGGCAACCAACCGCTGCCGGGCACGCGTTCGGCCGAGTTCGGCAGCATCGCGCTGCCTCCGGCCTGA
- a CDS encoding IclR family transcriptional regulator produces MATPATSHPTAEAGAGPAAEKPSDSYVQSFARGLSVIRAFNAEHPAQTLTEIAQASGLTRAGARRILLTLVGLGYVQADGRLFRLTPKILDLGFAYLTSMPFWNLAEPIMETLSQQVHESCSISVLDGTEIVYVLRVPARKIMTINLSIGSRLPAYCSSMGRVLLAGLPEAELDRVLRASDLRARTRNTVTDIDALKQVIADIRARGWAENDQELEEGLVSLAAPIRNRAGQVLAAINISGQANRTSAAEMIQNFLPPLLAASEKISNLVGLRT; encoded by the coding sequence ATGGCCACCCCAGCCACCTCCCATCCGACGGCCGAAGCCGGCGCCGGTCCGGCGGCCGAGAAGCCGAGCGACAGCTACGTGCAGTCCTTCGCGCGCGGCCTGTCCGTGATTCGCGCCTTCAACGCCGAGCACCCGGCCCAGACCCTGACCGAGATCGCGCAGGCCAGCGGGCTGACGCGGGCCGGCGCGCGCCGCATCCTGCTGACGCTGGTCGGTCTCGGCTACGTGCAGGCGGACGGCCGGCTGTTCCGCCTGACCCCCAAGATCCTGGACCTGGGCTTCGCCTACCTGACCTCGATGCCGTTCTGGAACCTGGCCGAGCCGATCATGGAGACGCTGTCGCAGCAGGTGCACGAGAGCTGTTCCATCTCGGTGCTGGACGGCACGGAGATCGTCTACGTGCTGCGGGTGCCGGCGCGCAAGATCATGACCATCAACCTGTCGATCGGCAGCCGCCTGCCCGCCTACTGCTCGTCGATGGGGCGCGTGCTGCTGGCCGGCCTGCCGGAAGCCGAACTGGACCGCGTGCTGCGGGCCTCGGATCTGCGCGCGCGCACGCGCAACACCGTCACCGATATCGACGCGCTCAAGCAGGTGATCGCCGATATCCGCGCGCGCGGCTGGGCGGAGAACGACCAGGAACTGGAGGAAGGGCTGGTGTCGCTGGCGGCGCCCATCCGCAACCGTGCGGGACAGGTGCTCGCCGCCATCAATATCAGCGGCCAGGCCAACCGCACCAGCGCCGCCGAAATGATCCAGAACTTCCTGCCGCCGCTGCTGGCGGCCTCGGAGAAGATCTCCAACCTGGTCGGCCTGCGCACCTGA
- a CDS encoding LysR family transcriptional regulator, which translates to MSSANETIQWNDWEAFCSVVEYGTFTAAAEQLECPKSRVSAAVARLEDAIGAKLLERTTRRMRLTDAGSAVYRDVAPLFARLREIRQETLAREERVQGVLRIATPYEFGAQQLGGVICRTLAAYPELDVSVETAQGLVDPIRDGFDIAFVAVDADLPDSGTVARRIYHVERGLFAAPALAATLPQAAVPEQLANLPVLTTPGDTVWEFTYAGERVSVPIHPRMQTFNAELRLQGALAGLGIVRLALHYCEAEVAQGRLVRVLPEFTPPPLRVFALLPDRRLQPRKVRAFMEEVESMLAAHEQAGIAIC; encoded by the coding sequence GTGTCGTCAGCGAACGAAACGATTCAGTGGAACGATTGGGAGGCATTCTGCAGCGTGGTGGAGTACGGCACCTTCACCGCTGCCGCCGAGCAGCTCGAGTGCCCGAAGTCCCGCGTCTCGGCGGCGGTGGCCCGGCTCGAGGACGCCATCGGTGCCAAGCTGCTGGAGCGCACCACGCGCCGCATGCGCCTGACGGACGCGGGCAGCGCCGTCTACCGGGATGTGGCGCCCTTGTTCGCGCGGCTGCGCGAGATCCGGCAGGAAACCCTGGCGCGCGAGGAGCGCGTGCAGGGCGTGCTGCGCATTGCCACCCCCTACGAGTTCGGCGCCCAGCAGCTCGGGGGCGTGATCTGCCGTACCCTGGCCGCGTACCCGGAGCTGGACGTGTCGGTGGAAACGGCACAAGGCCTGGTCGATCCGATCCGTGACGGCTTCGATATCGCCTTCGTCGCGGTCGATGCCGATCTGCCGGACTCCGGCACGGTCGCGCGCCGCATCTACCATGTCGAGCGCGGCCTGTTCGCCGCGCCCGCGCTGGCCGCCACGCTGCCGCAGGCGGCCGTGCCCGAGCAGCTGGCCAACCTGCCGGTGCTGACCACGCCGGGCGATACGGTCTGGGAGTTCACCTACGCCGGCGAGCGCGTATCGGTGCCGATCCACCCGCGCATGCAGACGTTCAACGCGGAACTGCGCCTGCAAGGGGCGCTCGCCGGGCTGGGCATCGTGCGGCTGGCGCTGCACTACTGCGAGGCCGAGGTGGCCCAGGGCAGGCTGGTGCGCGTCTTGCCGGAATTCACGCCGCCGCCCTTGCGGGTCTTCGCCCTGTTGCCGGACCGGCGCCTGCAGCCGCGCAAGGTGCGGGCCTTCATGGAAGAGGTGGAGTCGATGCTGGCTGCCCACGAGCAGGCCGGCATCGCGATCTGCTGA
- a CDS encoding YggT family protein produces the protein MFTEIALFLLDTVFSLFGMALLLRLWMQLTRLPTRNPVSQGVFQVTDWLVRPLRRIIPGLGGFDWATLVGAWLAAVVYLTLALMVSGGNPLDFLPFSLLMAIPSVLKWGVSLVMWVTLLMALLSWVNPHSPITPIIHHLTAPLLRPIQRVVPRLGGFDISPLVLFVIAQILLMMIARLGAGLTGTRFLL, from the coding sequence ATGTTCACGGAAATTGCACTCTTCCTGCTCGATACCGTCTTCTCCCTGTTCGGCATGGCGCTGCTGCTGCGGCTGTGGATGCAGTTGACACGGCTGCCCACCCGCAATCCCGTGTCGCAGGGCGTGTTCCAGGTGACCGACTGGCTGGTGCGTCCCTTGCGCCGCATCATTCCCGGCCTGGGCGGCTTCGACTGGGCCACGCTGGTCGGTGCCTGGCTGGCGGCGGTGGTCTACCTGACGCTGGCGCTGATGGTGTCGGGCGGCAATCCGCTCGACTTCCTGCCGTTCTCGCTGCTGATGGCGATTCCGAGCGTGCTGAAGTGGGGCGTCAGCCTGGTGATGTGGGTGACCTTGCTGATGGCCCTGCTGTCCTGGGTCAACCCGCACTCCCCGATCACCCCCATCATCCACCACCTGACGGCCCCGCTGCTGCGGCCGATCCAGCGCGTGGTGCCGCGCCTGGGCGGCTTCGACATCTCGCCGCTGGTGCTGTTCGTGATCGCGCAGATCCTGCTGATGATGATCGCGCGCCTGGGCGCCGGCCTGACCGGCACGCGCTTCCTGCTGTAA
- a CDS encoding MarR family winged helix-turn-helix transcriptional regulator, with product MTRRTTAAPIPLDKRDFEALSDFRYQLRRFLRFSEDAAREEGLTVQQYLLLLHVRGCPGKDWASIGELAERLQAKPHGVVALVNRCEEAGLVRRQVNAGDRRIVEVHLLPAGERSLARLAMLHRVELESLQGTFRVARITAFNDDGAERG from the coding sequence ATGACGCGCCGAACCACCGCAGCCCCGATCCCGCTCGACAAGCGGGATTTCGAAGCCCTGTCCGATTTCCGCTACCAGCTGCGGCGTTTCCTCCGCTTTTCGGAGGATGCCGCGCGCGAGGAGGGGCTGACGGTGCAGCAGTACCTGCTGCTGCTCCATGTGCGCGGCTGTCCTGGCAAGGACTGGGCCTCGATCGGTGAGCTGGCGGAGCGCCTGCAGGCCAAGCCGCATGGCGTGGTGGCCCTGGTCAACCGCTGCGAGGAAGCCGGGCTGGTGCGGCGCCAGGTCAATGCCGGCGACCGCCGCATCGTCGAGGTACACCTGTTGCCCGCCGGAGAGCGCTCGCTGGCGCGGCTGGCCATGCTCCACCGGGTCGAACTCGAGTCGCTGCAGGGTACCTTCCGCGTGGCGCGTATCACCGCGTTCAACGACGACGGCGCCGAACGGGGCTGA
- a CDS encoding glycine zipper 2TM domain-containing protein — translation MSVPVRSLLSVTLAALAALGLGACAAPYGYGSPGGYGGYAPYGSAGATGYANGYGGSTAGGTYVSQDGYASADGAQAGAYAPPAYPGPQAPAPAYAPAEPAPAYPPAAYPPATYPGAAGQPPAYGQSGQQGSYGAPGYAQGAPAAPVAYGVRYGWVESIEQLPPQPAGTSGAGAVVGGLVGGLLGHQVGGGRGNTVATIGGAVVGALAGNEVEKRASTAPQAFRVRVRTSDNAYLTLTQSDAYRLRNGDRVRIENGVAVPY, via the coding sequence ATGTCCGTGCCTGTCCGTTCCCTGCTGTCCGTCACCCTTGCAGCGCTTGCCGCGCTGGGGCTTGGCGCCTGTGCCGCGCCGTATGGCTACGGCAGCCCGGGAGGCTACGGCGGGTACGCCCCCTATGGCAGTGCAGGCGCCACGGGGTACGCCAATGGCTATGGCGGCAGCACCGCCGGTGGCACCTATGTGAGCCAGGATGGCTATGCCTCTGCCGACGGGGCGCAGGCCGGCGCCTATGCGCCGCCGGCCTACCCCGGCCCGCAGGCGCCGGCGCCTGCCTATGCGCCGGCCGAGCCGGCTCCGGCCTATCCCCCGGCCGCTTATCCCCCGGCCACCTATCCCGGGGCGGCCGGCCAGCCGCCCGCTTATGGCCAGTCTGGCCAGCAAGGGTCCTACGGCGCGCCGGGCTATGCGCAGGGAGCACCGGCGGCACCGGTGGCCTACGGCGTGCGCTACGGCTGGGTCGAATCCATCGAGCAGCTGCCGCCGCAGCCGGCCGGCACCAGTGGTGCGGGTGCCGTGGTGGGCGGCCTGGTCGGCGGCCTGCTCGGTCACCAGGTCGGCGGCGGCCGCGGCAACACCGTGGCGACCATCGGCGGCGCGGTGGTCGGCGCGCTGGCCGGCAACGAAGTCGAGAAGCGCGCCAGTACCGCGCCGCAGGCGTTCCGCGTGCGCGTGCGCACCAGCGACAACGCCTACCTGACGCTGACCCAGTCCGATGCCTACCGCCTGCGCAACGGTGACCGCGTCAGGATCGAGAACGGCGTCGCCGTCCCGTATTGA
- a CDS encoding acyl-CoA synthetase, with translation MQSEQQRARRNTIPDAIARAVRRDPERIAIRFQERSWSFRALEQASARVAGALAAWGLQPGDRVAAFGKNSDAYLLLWLGCLRAGLVHVPVNYAMTRKEAEYIIGQSGASAVFADPALAERVDGLPCRLHGTLHGGTAHDVLQAAAQGPLAELSPALDDEMPAQILYTSGTTSAPKGAVMTHRALLAEYASAIACCDIRAEDRALAALPLYHSAQMHVFLMPLLLMGGTSLIAESPEAGFCLRTIEAEGLNSFFAPPTVWIALLRHPGFDPARLGTLAKAYYGASIMPVPVLLELQQRLPALGFYNCYGQSEIGPLATVLGPREHRDRPASAGRPVLNVETRIVDETLRDVAPGEMGEIVHRSPQLLTGYWDKPEQTAEAFTGGWFHSGDLGYMDEAGYLYVVDRIKDVINSGGVLVSSREVEECLYTHASVGEVAVIALPHPRWVEAVVACVVRKPGGGVSEDALLEHARASLAAYKVPKRIVFVDDLPRNTAGKLLKRQLRDDYAALFDD, from the coding sequence ATGCAGTCAGAGCAGCAGCGCGCCCGGCGCAACACCATCCCCGATGCCATCGCGCGCGCCGTACGGCGCGACCCCGAGCGCATCGCCATCCGTTTCCAGGAGCGCAGCTGGTCCTTCCGCGCGCTCGAGCAGGCGAGCGCGCGCGTGGCGGGTGCCCTCGCCGCCTGGGGGCTGCAGCCGGGCGATCGCGTGGCCGCCTTCGGCAAGAACTCGGATGCCTACCTGCTGCTGTGGCTGGGCTGCCTGCGCGCCGGCCTGGTCCACGTGCCGGTCAACTACGCGATGACGCGCAAGGAGGCCGAATACATCATCGGCCAGTCGGGCGCCAGCGCGGTGTTCGCCGATCCGGCGCTGGCCGAGCGCGTCGACGGCCTGCCGTGCCGGCTGCATGGCACGCTGCACGGCGGCACGGCGCACGATGTACTGCAGGCCGCCGCCCAGGGTCCGCTGGCGGAGCTCTCCCCCGCGCTCGACGACGAGATGCCGGCGCAGATCCTGTACACCTCCGGCACCACCTCGGCGCCCAAGGGCGCGGTGATGACACATCGCGCGCTGCTGGCCGAATACGCCAGCGCCATCGCCTGCTGCGATATCCGCGCCGAGGATCGCGCGCTGGCCGCGCTGCCGCTCTACCATTCGGCGCAGATGCATGTGTTCCTGATGCCGCTGCTGCTGATGGGCGGCACCTCGCTGATCGCCGAGAGCCCGGAGGCAGGCTTCTGCCTGCGCACGATCGAAGCGGAAGGACTCAACAGCTTCTTCGCGCCGCCCACGGTCTGGATCGCGCTGCTGCGCCACCCCGGCTTCGACCCGGCGCGCCTCGGCACGCTGGCCAAGGCCTACTACGGGGCCTCGATCATGCCGGTGCCGGTGCTGCTGGAACTGCAGCAGCGCCTGCCCGCGCTCGGCTTCTACAACTGCTACGGGCAAAGCGAGATCGGTCCGCTCGCCACCGTGCTGGGCCCGCGCGAACATCGCGACCGCCCGGCCTCGGCGGGAAGGCCGGTGCTCAATGTGGAGACGCGCATCGTCGACGAGACCCTGCGCGACGTGGCGCCGGGCGAGATGGGCGAGATCGTGCATCGCTCGCCGCAACTGCTCACCGGCTACTGGGACAAGCCGGAGCAGACTGCCGAAGCCTTTACCGGCGGCTGGTTCCATTCGGGCGACCTGGGCTATATGGACGAGGCCGGCTACCTCTATGTGGTCGACCGCATCAAGGACGTGATCAACTCCGGCGGCGTGCTGGTGTCCAGCCGCGAGGTCGAGGAGTGCCTGTACACGCATGCGTCGGTCGGAGAGGTGGCGGTGATCGCGCTGCCGCACCCCAGGTGGGTCGAGGCGGTGGTGGCGTGCGTGGTGCGCAAGCCGGGCGGCGGCGTCAGCGAGGACGCGCTGCTGGAACACGCCCGCGCCAGCCTGGCCGCCTACAAGGTTCCCAAGCGCATCGTCTTCGTCGACGACCTGCCGCGCAATACGGCCGGCAAGCTGCTCAAGCGCCAGTTGCGCGACGACTACGCCGCCTTGTTCGACGACTGA
- a CDS encoding dienelactone hydrolase family protein translates to MPQSRWIRIEADTGSFDAYLSLPPAAKLDGAPGIVLLQEIFGVNEHIRAVADQYAADGYVVLAPDVFWRLAPRVELGYAGADMERALSLRKQVDVGLALQDIGATVRALRQHSGGGKVAALGYCFGGLLSYLSAARGLVDAAVPFYGGGIQNNLQEAAAIEVPVQFHYGALDAHIPPEAVRQVREAVAGKRAEVFVYEQADHGFNCWARASYHQHSAALSHGRALTFLADAL, encoded by the coding sequence ATGCCCCAAAGCCGCTGGATCCGCATCGAAGCCGACACGGGCAGCTTCGACGCCTACCTGAGCCTGCCGCCCGCAGCCAAGCTGGACGGTGCGCCCGGCATCGTCCTGCTGCAGGAAATCTTCGGTGTCAACGAACACATCCGCGCGGTGGCCGACCAGTATGCCGCCGACGGCTATGTGGTGCTGGCGCCTGACGTGTTCTGGCGCCTCGCGCCGCGCGTCGAACTGGGCTACGCCGGCGCCGATATGGAGCGCGCGCTGTCGCTGCGCAAGCAGGTCGACGTCGGCCTCGCGCTGCAGGACATCGGCGCGACCGTGCGCGCGCTGCGCCAGCACAGCGGCGGCGGCAAGGTCGCCGCGCTAGGCTACTGCTTCGGCGGCCTGCTGTCCTACCTGTCCGCGGCGCGCGGCCTGGTCGATGCGGCCGTGCCCTTCTACGGCGGCGGCATCCAGAACAACCTGCAGGAGGCCGCGGCCATCGAGGTCCCGGTGCAGTTCCACTACGGCGCGCTCGATGCCCACATCCCGCCCGAAGCGGTACGGCAGGTGCGCGAGGCGGTGGCGGGCAAGCGCGCCGAGGTCTTCGTCTACGAGCAGGCGGACCACGGCTTCAACTGCTGGGCACGCGCCTCCTACCACCAGCATTCGGCGGCCCTGTCGCACGGCCGGGCGCTGACCTTCCTCGCCGACGCGCTCTGA